A window of Rosa rugosa chromosome 7, drRosRugo1.1, whole genome shotgun sequence genomic DNA:
TGATAAGAAACTTGGTGGTGAAGGAATAAGGATCCCCAAGTGGGTTTGAGAAAAGGTAATTAAGAGACTAGTTGATTCTTGTGCAAATTCAGATATGAATCCGTATAAATTTTTTGACTGATGGAGCCATCAGACCGAGTCATAGGGGAAAAGGCCATTGCTTTAAACATGCATATTGAAAAGTTGCTGTGTCTTCTTCCTAGATATTCATTGGATTTGTACATCAGCAAGCTTTATATCCTCGAATAGGATCATCCAGTATCATTCATATGAGATTCCGAGCTCCTTCTATGGCGCGCTGCTTTTGATTTTGGTTAGGTTGACCCTTTCTTTATCTTCCAAGTATATATGGCTTTCTTATACAGAATCAGAATCCAATTGGCTCTTGAaagtttttgtttgaaaaattcCAGTGGTCACCCAGTACTCATGAAGAACCTAATACCTATACTTTAATCATATGACTTGTCAAAACCCATATGCATATTCAAGGATGTTTGTTAGTTTGCTCCTCATTGCTTGGAagctagctttttttttttttttttttttttgtcaacagTTTAGAGTATCCAAAGGCTTATTAGGCCAAACTCTAAAGATTAATCCCTCGACACATGTGAAATGtttcaactgtgcattgcaaCACAATGTCTTACTACTTTAACAACTTCGTGAGTCGAATGCGGGTAGTAGAGTTCCCAACCAGGACGCTCAATCAGTAAGCCAAATGCAGTGTTTAAAAAATTTAGATCATTTCTCGATTTATAAGTGTCATCCTTGCACAGGGCTCTATGCTAATCTTTATCTTTCTAATTTCAGCAAACTTgtttttaataattaaaatgaaaaaaagaaagaatggtgGGTGGGTGGGTCTGTAGGCTATAGTGAAGCAGGCTGCAGCTAAACGCTGACTTGTTTAGCAAGTCTGTGGGCTGTTAGTGATTTTAAAGCAGGCTCAGCTAAGCAAACCAAACTGATTGACAAAACCCCCAAAGTCCACATGAGCCCAACCAATCTCAAAACCCAAATGATTTATATTTTCCAATTTTCATAACAAAAAGGAAAATAGAGTGAAACcacataaaaataaaaggagtttGGATAAGGGATAAGATTTTGGTTGCAGTTGATCCAATGAAATCAGAGGGGTCTATGCCAACCACAATCTTCTACTCACTCACACTCGGCAAGGCTACTCCAATATCATAATATCTCACTTTGGGGCTTTCACTTTGTCTCTCACCACTTCTCTTCTGCTACCCCCACCGTACAATTGTTAACTCGGAACTTGATCAAAGCAGAAAGCTATGGCCAGTGCTTCACCAATGGCCAGCCAGCTCAAGTCCAGCTTCACCTCCCCAGTCTCTAGAGCTTTGCTTGTTCCCAAGGGCCTCTCTGCCTCTCCGCTCAGGCTCTTGCCTTCTAAGAGGTCCTCTTCCTTCACCATCAAAGCCACCCAAACCGACAAGGTATGCATGCGACTCTTGTATTATGAAGCTAACTGATTAACTCGATCTTGAACCCTATATTTAGAATGTAGTGCGACACATGAATCATACTGCTGATTAACTCGATCTTGAACCCTAAATCTAGAACGTAGTGCGACATATGAATCTTACTGCCCGGTAAATATATGTTATTAACACTCTTGAAAAGTAATTCACTCGAAGTATCAAGTACATTTTATAATCTACTACTATTTACAACAATTGTTTGATGGAACCTGCAGCCATTCCAAGTGATTCAGCCAATCAATGGTGACCCCTTCATTGGAAGCTTGGAGACTCCAGTGACATCCAGCCCTTTGATTGCATGGTACCTCTCCAACCTCCCAGCCTACAGGACAGCAGTGAGCCCACTTTTGAGGGGAATTGAGGTGGGCCTGGCCCATGGATTCCTCTTGGTCGGCCCATTCGTCAAGGCAGGCCCATTGAGGAACACTGAAGTGGCTGGGGCAGCTGGCTCCTTGGCAGCTGCTGGTCTTGTTGTCATCCTCAGCGTTTGCTTGACCATGTACGGAATTGCATCCTTCAAGGAGGGAGACCCGTCAACAGCTCCATCTTTGACCTTGACCGGCCGCAAGAAGGAGCCGGACCAGCTCCAGACCGCTGAGGGATGGGCCAAATTCACCGGAGGGTTCTTTTTCGGAGGGATTTCGGGTGTCACTTGGGCTTACTTCCTCCTCTATGTCATAAACCTTCCTTACTACGTCAAGTAGACTCACAACATTTGCTTCGATCTACTGTTCAACCTGTAATGAATGTCATGTATGCTACAATTGTTTGTGAAAATCGTATATCTTAAGCTTAACACTTAATTTGTCACTTTAATTAATTTATGTTTACCGCTCGTCAAAGCTACACTTTCAACTCATTATTACCATGTCAGTTGTCACCTAAGATAGCTTGCTTCCTTGCTCGTTTGTTGGCCATATATAGTCATCCCTCCTCGACTCACCTGGTTTCGTTTTTTAACAGAAA
This region includes:
- the LOC133722292 gene encoding photosystem I reaction center subunit XI, chloroplastic; this encodes MASASPMASQLKSSFTSPVSRALLVPKGLSASPLRLLPSKRSSSFTIKATQTDKPFQVIQPINGDPFIGSLETPVTSSPLIAWYLSNLPAYRTAVSPLLRGIEVGLAHGFLLVGPFVKAGPLRNTEVAGAAGSLAAAGLVVILSVCLTMYGIASFKEGDPSTAPSLTLTGRKKEPDQLQTAEGWAKFTGGFFFGGISGVTWAYFLLYVINLPYYVK